In one window of Nocardioides panacisoli DNA:
- the rimI gene encoding ribosomal protein S18-alanine N-acetyltransferase — translation MNLAVRAASGGDVEPVAALEEHAFPVSAWSRAMVTDGVAGGWPTTRFRVAEHEDGVVGYIAVSVVDDVAELQRIVVQPGDRRLGIGSALLEDAIGLAVPDGARRMLLEVREDNDQGRGFYDAQGFVEIARRPRYYRDGVTALVLERGLENDGDD, via the coding sequence GTGAACCTCGCGGTCCGTGCGGCCAGCGGCGGCGACGTCGAACCGGTCGCCGCCCTGGAGGAGCACGCGTTCCCGGTCAGTGCGTGGTCCCGGGCGATGGTCACCGACGGAGTGGCCGGCGGGTGGCCGACGACCCGGTTCCGTGTCGCCGAGCACGAGGACGGCGTCGTGGGCTACATCGCCGTCAGCGTGGTCGACGACGTCGCCGAGCTGCAGCGGATCGTGGTGCAGCCCGGTGACCGTCGGCTCGGCATCGGCAGCGCCCTGCTCGAGGACGCGATCGGGCTGGCCGTGCCCGACGGGGCCCGGCGGATGCTGTTGGAGGTCCGTGAGGACAACGACCAGGGTCGGGGGTTCTACGACGCGCAGGGGTTCGTCGAGATCGCGCGACGGCCGCGCTACTACCGCGACGGGGTCACCGCCCTCGTCCTGGAGCGAGGACTGGAGAATGACGGCGATGACTGA